One window of Oncorhynchus masou masou isolate Uvic2021 chromosome 28, UVic_Omas_1.1, whole genome shotgun sequence genomic DNA carries:
- the mtfp1 gene encoding mitochondrial fission process protein 1, whose product MDQIQEKTSKEVDIYRDTWVRFLGYANEVGEAFRALVPVSAVWATYAVATVYVSADAVDKGKKAAVEHGDNPGKTTKVAVAVVDTFVWQALASVAIPGFTINRVCAASLYLLGRTTRLPLSVRKWTTTAIGLSTIPFIIHPIDRGVDFLLDSSLRKVYGQSAGERHD is encoded by the exons ATGGATCAAATTCAAGAAAAAACAAGCAAGGAGGTCGATATTTATCGTGACACATGGGTCCGCTTCTTAG GCTATGCCAACGAGGTGGGAGAGGCATTCCGTGCCCTGGTGCCAGTGAGTGCTGTATGGGCCACATATGCAGTTGCCACCGTGTATGTTTCCGCTGATGCTGTGGACAAGGGGAAGAAGGCTGCCGTG GAGCATGGTGACAACCCAGGGAAGACAACCAAGGTGGCTGTAGCAGTGGTGGATACGTTTGTATGGCAGGCCCTGGCCTCGGTCGCTATCCCAGGCTTCACCATCAACCGTGTGTGTGCCGCCTCTCTTTACCTCTTGGGCAGAACCACGCGCCTGCCTCTCTCCGTACGCAAGTGGACCACCACTGCCATCGGCCTCTCCACCATCCCCTTCATCATCCACCCCATCGACAG GGGAGTGGACTTCCTGCTGGACTCCAGCCTGCGTAAGGTCTACGGTCAATCTGCAGGAGAGAGGCATGACTAA